From Saccharothrix espanaensis DSM 44229, the proteins below share one genomic window:
- a CDS encoding GGDEF domain-containing protein codes for MSDAWLVGRASELVAVAQSSHLSDQLDACQEVDDLLAQAQARNEPRIVGQLLRAAAVVRLVTPGLIDLSDTMLDELLAHTRRHGLVVLEAEAHALRGRRYLFGGFEDKALTEVASGLAMLEESLTPDPVLDKRTWDRLLANALQSTGLVLTQLGVYEMADAVLARAHNAIRDSAGPHLIYIHLMNRARMLIGWGLRLERVANLEEAATKFATASAIAEAVEGPFRESLHPGRRDRTAAEQVPIIGAAHALAKPGPEHIAPLWRLRELSMYARELIIVSIALARCLELEELPQQALQVLADARTRLEHDTSEPTLMLCLTREYAKLSGPHGEHTISALQTYANALEVELWQMQEARTATLVTRRDHERLTRAHGAIAQQALQDPLTGLPNRRALDDRLAALIGAQTHPMAIALVDLDGFKVVNDKHSHAEGDDVLRVIASTLRQALRGDDLVARYGGDEFVVLLPGAPLHAAEAALGRAVDAVADLPIDLSRGVTLSVGVISVRPRESANRALARADSAMYVAKRRGGCRVAAVEGEPSSDA; via the coding sequence ATGTCCGACGCGTGGCTGGTCGGCCGCGCGAGTGAGCTCGTGGCCGTGGCCCAGAGCAGCCACCTCTCCGACCAGCTCGACGCGTGCCAGGAGGTCGACGACCTGCTCGCGCAGGCGCAGGCCCGCAACGAGCCCCGGATCGTCGGCCAGCTGCTGCGCGCGGCGGCCGTGGTCCGGCTGGTCACGCCCGGCCTGATCGACCTGTCCGACACCATGCTGGACGAGCTGCTCGCGCACACCCGGCGGCACGGCCTGGTCGTGCTGGAGGCCGAGGCGCACGCGCTGCGCGGCCGCCGGTACCTGTTCGGCGGGTTCGAGGACAAGGCGCTGACCGAGGTCGCGTCCGGCCTGGCCATGCTGGAGGAGAGCCTCACCCCCGACCCGGTGCTGGACAAGCGCACCTGGGACCGGCTGCTGGCCAACGCGCTGCAGAGCACGGGCCTGGTGCTGACCCAGCTCGGCGTCTACGAGATGGCCGACGCGGTGCTCGCCCGCGCCCACAACGCGATCCGGGACAGCGCCGGGCCGCACCTGATCTACATCCACCTGATGAACCGCGCCCGGATGCTGATCGGCTGGGGGCTGCGGCTGGAACGGGTGGCGAACCTGGAGGAGGCCGCGACCAAGTTCGCCACGGCGTCGGCCATCGCCGAGGCCGTCGAGGGCCCGTTCCGCGAGTCGCTGCACCCCGGCCGGCGCGACCGGACGGCCGCCGAGCAGGTGCCCATCATCGGCGCGGCGCACGCGCTGGCCAAGCCCGGCCCGGAGCACATCGCCCCGCTGTGGCGGCTGCGCGAGCTGTCCATGTACGCCCGCGAGCTGATCATCGTGTCCATCGCCCTGGCCCGCTGCCTGGAGCTGGAGGAACTGCCGCAGCAGGCCCTCCAGGTGCTCGCCGACGCCCGCACCCGGCTGGAGCACGACACCTCCGAGCCGACGCTGATGCTGTGCCTGACCCGCGAGTACGCGAAGCTGTCCGGCCCGCACGGCGAGCACACCATCTCCGCCCTCCAGACCTACGCCAACGCGCTGGAGGTGGAGCTGTGGCAGATGCAGGAGGCCCGCACCGCCACCCTGGTCACCCGGCGCGACCACGAGCGGCTGACCCGCGCGCACGGCGCGATCGCGCAGCAGGCGTTGCAGGACCCGCTGACCGGCCTGCCCAACCGGCGCGCGCTCGACGACCGCCTCGCCGCGCTGATCGGCGCCCAGACCCACCCGATGGCGATCGCGCTGGTCGACCTCGACGGGTTCAAGGTGGTCAACGACAAGCACTCGCACGCCGAGGGCGACGACGTCCTGCGCGTGATTGCGAGCACACTCCGGCAGGCGCTGCGGGGCGACGACCTGGTGGCCCGCTACGGCGGCGACGAGTTCGTCGTGCTGCTGCCCGGGGCGCCCCTGCACGCCGCCGAAGCGGCGCTGGGCCGGGCGGTGGATGCGGTGGCGGACTTGCCAATCGACCTGTCCCGGGGGGTCACGCTGTCGGTCGGGGTGATCTCCGTGCGCCCCCGGGAATCGGCCAACCGGGCCCTCGCCCGAGCCGACTCGGCGATGTACGTGGCAAAGCGCAGAGGTGGCTGCCGGGTTGCGGCCGTGGAAGGCGAGCCGTCCTCGGACGCTTAG
- a CDS encoding alpha/beta hydrolase family protein, which produces MRIALISVAVVSALLSAGVLGVGWYYSGQLLEPDQARPGHPDTIVGSGDNTVTLAESRITVQPGTWGLVWPGGEARVGRVTDRAAGAVTRELTGTAPPAGTKVRLETSVWTSDPKAALGLDYEDVAVPTELGDMPAWLVPGVARTWVVAVHGRGGTRAESLRITPTLHRAGLPVLAVTYRNDLGAPASPDGLFHLGDTEWRDVEAAVRYALDRGARDVLLYGWSMGGAAVGQFLGRSELAGKAVGAVLDAPVTSWTKTLELQSRNRGVPTQLVPVAELVSDWRADLEFDRFDLVDHPPAHRPPTLLVHGAADGTVPVQGSRDLAEASTRLDWPLTYVEAPAAEHTAAWNVDPTGYERSVTDFLASRTGGS; this is translated from the coding sequence TTGCGGATCGCACTGATCTCCGTGGCGGTGGTGTCCGCGCTGCTCAGCGCGGGTGTCTTAGGGGTCGGCTGGTACTACAGCGGCCAGCTGCTGGAGCCCGACCAGGCCCGTCCCGGCCACCCGGACACGATCGTCGGATCGGGTGACAACACGGTCACGCTGGCGGAGTCCCGAATCACAGTGCAACCCGGCACCTGGGGACTGGTGTGGCCGGGCGGCGAGGCCCGGGTCGGCCGGGTGACCGACCGGGCGGCCGGCGCGGTGACCCGCGAGCTGACCGGCACCGCCCCGCCCGCGGGCACGAAGGTCCGGCTGGAGACGTCGGTGTGGACCTCCGACCCGAAGGCCGCGCTCGGGCTGGACTACGAGGACGTGGCGGTGCCCACCGAGCTGGGCGACATGCCCGCCTGGCTGGTCCCCGGCGTCGCCCGGACCTGGGTGGTCGCGGTGCACGGCCGGGGCGGCACCCGCGCCGAGTCGCTGCGGATCACCCCGACCCTGCACCGGGCGGGCCTGCCGGTGCTCGCCGTGACCTACCGCAACGACCTGGGCGCGCCCGCCTCCCCGGACGGCCTGTTCCACCTCGGCGACACCGAGTGGCGCGACGTGGAGGCCGCCGTCCGCTACGCCCTCGACCGCGGCGCGCGGGACGTCCTGCTCTACGGCTGGTCGATGGGCGGCGCGGCGGTCGGCCAGTTCCTGGGCCGCTCGGAGCTGGCCGGCAAGGCCGTCGGCGCGGTCCTGGACGCCCCGGTGACCAGCTGGACCAAGACCCTGGAGCTGCAGTCCCGCAACCGGGGCGTGCCGACCCAGCTGGTCCCGGTCGCCGAGCTGGTCTCGGACTGGCGGGCCGACCTGGAGTTCGACCGCTTCGACCTGGTCGACCACCCGCCCGCGCACCGGCCGCCGACGCTGCTGGTGCACGGCGCGGCCGACGGCACGGTGCCGGTGCAGGGCTCCCGCGACCTCGCCGAGGCGTCGACCCGGCTGGACTGGCCGTTGACCTACGTCGAAGCGCCGGCCGCCGAGCACACCGCCGCCTGGAACGTCGACCCGACCGGGTACGAGCGGTCCGTGACCGATTTTCTGGCCTCCCGCACCGGGGGATCGTGA
- a CDS encoding acyl-CoA desaturase — protein sequence MTSTLESRSTPPGPEDKGPKPMIDGRRGHVEQLGVYVFVVVPFLALIAAVPFAWGWGLGWVDVALFVAFYYLAGLGVTIGYHRYFTHGSFKANRALKIGLAIAGSMALQGPVIVWVADHRRHHAFSDREGDPHSPWLFGSGPVALAKGFWHAHMGWLFERDKTNAKRFAPDLLADKDLVWVDKYFVLWTTISLVAPGVLGGLITMSWAGALSAFFWAGLVRVAFLHHVTWSVNSICHMVGDRPFAARDRSANVWALAILSFGESWHNLHHADPTCARHGVKRGQIDTSARMIWLFEKFGWATDVRWPNQQRLARISAKK from the coding sequence ATGACCAGCACCCTGGAGAGCAGGTCCACGCCGCCCGGTCCTGAGGACAAGGGACCCAAGCCGATGATCGACGGTCGTCGCGGCCACGTGGAGCAGCTCGGTGTCTACGTGTTCGTCGTCGTGCCGTTCCTGGCGCTGATCGCGGCGGTCCCGTTCGCCTGGGGTTGGGGGTTGGGCTGGGTCGACGTGGCGCTGTTCGTCGCGTTCTACTACCTGGCCGGCCTGGGTGTCACGATCGGCTACCACCGCTACTTCACGCACGGCTCGTTCAAGGCGAACCGGGCGCTCAAGATCGGCCTGGCCATCGCGGGCAGCATGGCGCTGCAGGGCCCGGTCATCGTCTGGGTCGCCGACCACCGGCGGCACCACGCGTTCTCCGACCGCGAGGGCGACCCGCACTCGCCGTGGCTGTTCGGCAGCGGCCCGGTCGCGCTGGCCAAGGGCTTCTGGCACGCCCACATGGGCTGGCTGTTCGAGCGCGACAAGACCAACGCCAAGCGCTTCGCGCCGGACCTGCTGGCCGACAAGGACCTGGTCTGGGTCGACAAGTACTTCGTGCTGTGGACCACGATCAGCCTGGTCGCGCCCGGCGTCCTGGGCGGCCTGATCACGATGTCGTGGGCCGGCGCGCTGTCCGCGTTCTTCTGGGCGGGCCTGGTCCGGGTGGCGTTCCTGCACCACGTGACCTGGTCGGTCAACTCGATCTGCCACATGGTCGGCGACCGCCCGTTCGCCGCGCGGGACCGCTCCGCGAACGTCTGGGCGCTGGCGATCCTGTCGTTCGGCGAGTCGTGGCACAACCTGCACCACGCCGACCCGACCTGCGCGCGGCACGGCGTCAAGCGCGGCCAGATCGACACCTCGGCGCGGATGATCTGGCTGTTCGAGAAGTTCGGCTGGGCGACCGACGTGCGCTGGCCCAACCAGCAGCGGCTCGCCCGGATCAGCGCGAAGAAGTGA